The following proteins are encoded in a genomic region of Synechococcus sp. CBW1002:
- a CDS encoding DEAD/DEAH box helicase, with amino-acid sequence MNSPSFDLGPEPGSLAGSAVQPRQWQVLLLQLLRRRLLQPHPNGHDVLINAGPGAGKTLGALLGFQRLHRDGHLSRFVVFCHRSSIGGQWQASSARLGLRLALWEPEQPQRSADSHGLLITYQSASRHSERLAALLADPGLGAWMAIADEVHHLGLDPDEPEASAWGHAFSRLTATAGLRLGLTGTPFRADNLAFCAARRVQATEGDTTVERIVPDLSVEPQELIAAGDVRPLEFRFQDGCVDHGRRPDDPDGETSPLSAEERESWRARNLRRAIQLGDSSSIALHLLIRARRKLEEVRQEHPEAGGLVIARDIAHARRITGLLEEEGDRVQLVHSQDPEANDRLQAFQRGEGRWLVSIDMCAEGFDAPRLRVVAYLTTVVTRTRFLQGITRAVRMDGSRAALEPVPRQCSYVFAPADPLLMCYARSWSLSEPYLIRSRISEQAPESAGSMPSTGLPLQALRDRAGDVIRLGGPQLPDFLRRSA; translated from the coding sequence ATGAATTCGCCGTCGTTCGATCTGGGGCCGGAACCGGGCAGCCTGGCCGGCTCTGCGGTGCAGCCCCGCCAGTGGCAGGTGCTGTTGCTGCAGCTGCTGCGTCGCCGCCTGCTGCAGCCTCACCCCAACGGCCACGACGTGCTGATCAACGCCGGTCCCGGCGCCGGCAAGACGCTGGGTGCCCTGCTTGGCTTTCAGCGGCTGCATCGGGACGGCCACCTGAGCCGCTTCGTGGTGTTCTGCCACCGCAGTTCCATCGGCGGCCAGTGGCAGGCCTCCTCGGCCCGTCTGGGGCTGCGCCTGGCCCTCTGGGAACCCGAGCAGCCGCAGCGGAGCGCCGACAGCCACGGTCTGCTGATCACCTATCAGAGCGCAAGTCGCCACAGCGAACGGCTGGCGGCTCTGCTGGCGGATCCAGGCCTGGGAGCCTGGATGGCGATCGCCGATGAGGTGCACCATCTCGGGCTCGATCCAGACGAGCCGGAGGCCAGCGCCTGGGGTCATGCCTTCAGCCGGCTCACCGCCACAGCCGGCCTGCGGCTGGGGCTCACCGGCACTCCGTTCCGCGCCGACAACCTCGCCTTCTGTGCCGCCCGCCGGGTGCAGGCCACCGAAGGCGACACGACGGTGGAACGGATCGTGCCCGACCTCAGCGTCGAACCACAGGAGCTGATCGCGGCCGGTGATGTGCGCCCCCTCGAATTCCGCTTCCAGGACGGCTGCGTGGATCACGGCCGCCGCCCTGATGATCCCGATGGCGAAACCTCACCCCTCTCGGCTGAAGAACGGGAGAGCTGGCGGGCCCGCAACCTGCGGCGCGCCATCCAACTGGGGGATTCCAGCAGTATTGCCCTGCATCTGCTGATCCGGGCCCGGCGCAAACTGGAGGAGGTGCGTCAGGAGCATCCCGAGGCGGGCGGCCTGGTGATCGCCCGCGACATCGCCCACGCCCGCCGGATCACCGGGTTGCTGGAGGAGGAGGGCGACCGGGTGCAGCTGGTGCACTCGCAGGATCCCGAGGCCAACGATCGCCTGCAGGCTTTTCAGCGCGGCGAAGGCCGCTGGCTGGTGAGCATCGATATGTGCGCCGAGGGTTTTGATGCGCCGCGGCTGCGGGTGGTGGCCTACCTCACCACGGTGGTGACCCGCACCCGTTTCCTGCAGGGGATCACCCGGGCGGTGCGCATGGATGGCAGCCGTGCCGCCCTTGAGCCGGTGCCGCGCCAGTGCTCCTACGTGTTCGCGCCGGCCGACCCCCTGCTGATGTGCTACGCCCGCAGCTGGTCGCTGAGCGAGCCCTATCTGATCCGCAGCCGCATCAGCGAACAGGCTCCGGAATCCGCCGGCTCGATGCCCTCAACCGGTCTGCCGCTGCAGGCCCTGCGCGATCGGGCTGGGGACGTGATCCGGCTGGGCGGCCCCCAGCTTCCCGATTTTTTGCGTCGTAGTGCTTGA